One region of Streptomyces davaonensis JCM 4913 genomic DNA includes:
- a CDS encoding chorismate mutase has product MTTSNNGTGDVDPAVRAELARLRDSIDNIDAAVVHMLAERFKCTQQVGHLKAAHQLPPADPAREARQIARLRTLAENAKLDPAFAEKFLNFIIAEVIRHHESIAEDAVGGAAPTAN; this is encoded by the coding sequence ATGACCACCAGCAACAACGGAACCGGTGACGTCGACCCCGCCGTCCGCGCGGAGCTGGCGCGGCTGCGCGACAGCATCGACAACATCGACGCGGCCGTCGTCCACATGCTCGCCGAGCGGTTCAAGTGCACCCAGCAGGTCGGCCACCTCAAGGCCGCCCACCAGCTGCCGCCCGCCGACCCGGCCCGCGAGGCCCGCCAGATCGCCCGGCTGCGCACCCTCGCCGAGAACGCCAAACTCGACCCGGCCTTCGCCGAGAAGTTCCTGAACTTCATCATCGCCGAGGTGATCAGACACCACGAGTCCATCGCCGAGGACGCCGTGGGCGGCGCTGCGCCGACGGCGAACTGA
- the pepN gene encoding aminopeptidase N — protein sequence MSVLTRDEAQTRAQLLDVRRYTIELDLTTGDETFGSRTEIRFTTRTGADTFVELKPAELLSATLDGQPLDPETLDGNRLPLKNLTAGEHELRVEATMRYSRTGEGMHRFTDPTDGEAYVYTQLFMDDVQRVFAAFDQPDLKSVFELSVKAPESWTVLTNSVTDPTDGVWRAAPTPLISTYLVAVAAGPWHSVTTEHRGLPFGLHCRRSLAPHLDADADELFEITRQCYDRYHEKFAEPYPFDSYDQAFVPEFNAGAMENPGLVTFRDEFVYRSAVTDVERQTRAMVIAHEMAHMWFGDLVTLRWWDDIWLNESFAEYMGYQTLTEATRFTDTWTDFGVVRKGWGYDADQRPSTHPVAPEAVDDTASALLNFDGISYAKGASALRQLVAWLGEKDFLAGINTHFERHKFANATLADFIDSLAAHTDRDVHAWADAWLRTTGVDTLTPSVTRGADGTYTLQVDRTGSRPHHIAVGLYDLDVADEGRHLVLRERVDLDVPQAEPQPIGKRPTLLLLNDGDLSYAKVRFDPDSFDGVRTALSGLPEPLSRAVVWNALRDAVRDGELPAAAYLETARAHLPHETDLALVQGVLSFAAAQIAGRYLTAEERPAALATLSALCRDLIRRTEDGDHPGLRLIAVRHFIDVAAHPEPIAAWLADGTVPGGPELDPELRWRVLSRLAVLGATDEATIAAELERDPSATGQEGAARCRAALPDAESKARAWEAMFTADDLSNYLVAATAQGFWQPEQADLVRQYVPRYYTDAVAVAARRGPAIADVVGRWAFPVFAVDTETLRLGEECLRDSEPIPALRRKLVDQLDDLGRALRVRQETHQS from the coding sequence ATGTCCGTACTGACGCGCGACGAAGCGCAGACCCGTGCCCAGCTCCTCGACGTCCGCCGCTACACGATCGAACTCGATCTGACCACCGGTGACGAGACCTTCGGCTCCCGGACCGAGATCCGGTTCACCACGCGCACCGGCGCGGACACCTTCGTCGAGCTCAAGCCCGCGGAACTGCTTTCGGCCACCCTCGACGGACAGCCCCTGGACCCGGAGACCCTCGACGGCAACCGGCTCCCGCTGAAGAACCTCACCGCGGGCGAGCACGAACTGCGCGTCGAGGCCACCATGCGCTACTCGCGCACCGGCGAGGGCATGCACCGCTTCACCGACCCCACCGACGGTGAGGCCTACGTCTACACCCAGCTGTTCATGGACGACGTCCAGCGCGTCTTCGCCGCCTTCGACCAGCCCGACCTCAAGTCCGTCTTCGAGCTGTCCGTCAAGGCCCCCGAGAGCTGGACCGTCCTCACCAACAGCGTCACCGACCCCACCGACGGCGTCTGGCGGGCCGCACCCACCCCGCTGATCTCCACCTACCTCGTCGCCGTCGCCGCCGGACCCTGGCACTCCGTCACCACTGAACACCGCGGACTGCCCTTCGGCCTCCACTGCCGCCGCTCCCTCGCCCCCCACCTCGACGCGGACGCCGACGAACTCTTCGAGATCACCCGGCAGTGCTACGACCGCTACCACGAGAAGTTCGCCGAGCCCTACCCCTTCGACTCCTACGACCAGGCGTTCGTCCCCGAGTTCAACGCCGGCGCCATGGAGAACCCCGGCCTCGTCACCTTCCGCGACGAGTTCGTCTACCGCTCCGCCGTCACCGACGTCGAGCGGCAGACCCGCGCCATGGTCATCGCCCACGAGATGGCCCACATGTGGTTCGGCGACCTCGTCACCCTGCGCTGGTGGGACGACATCTGGCTGAACGAGTCCTTCGCCGAGTACATGGGCTACCAGACCCTCACCGAGGCCACCCGCTTCACCGACACCTGGACCGACTTCGGAGTCGTCCGCAAGGGCTGGGGCTACGACGCCGACCAGCGCCCCTCCACCCACCCAGTGGCCCCCGAAGCCGTCGACGACACCGCCTCCGCACTCCTCAACTTCGACGGCATCTCCTACGCCAAGGGCGCCTCCGCACTGCGCCAACTGGTCGCCTGGCTCGGCGAGAAGGACTTCCTCGCCGGCATCAACACCCACTTCGAGCGGCACAAGTTCGCCAACGCCACCCTCGCCGACTTCATCGACTCCCTTGCCGCCCACACCGACCGCGACGTGCACGCCTGGGCCGACGCCTGGCTGCGCACCACCGGCGTCGACACCCTCACTCCGAGCGTGACGCGCGGCGCGGACGGCACCTACACCCTCCAGGTGGACCGCACCGGCAGCCGCCCGCACCACATCGCCGTCGGCCTCTACGACCTGGACGTCGCCGACGAGGGCCGCCACCTCGTCCTGCGCGAGCGCGTCGACCTCGACGTCCCGCAGGCCGAGCCGCAGCCCATCGGCAAGCGCCCGACCCTGCTCCTGCTCAACGACGGCGATCTCTCCTACGCCAAGGTCCGCTTCGACCCCGACTCCTTCGACGGCGTCCGTACGGCCCTGTCCGGTCTGCCCGAGCCGCTGTCCCGCGCGGTGGTGTGGAACGCCCTCAGGGACGCCGTCCGCGACGGCGAACTCCCGGCCGCCGCCTACCTGGAGACCGCCCGCGCCCACCTCCCGCACGAGACGGACCTGGCCCTGGTCCAGGGCGTCCTGAGCTTCGCCGCCGCCCAGATCGCCGGCCGGTACCTCACCGCCGAGGAGCGCCCGGCCGCGCTCGCCACCCTCTCCGCCCTGTGCCGCGACCTCATCCGCCGCACCGAGGACGGCGACCACCCCGGCCTGCGGCTGATCGCCGTACGCCACTTCATCGACGTCGCCGCGCACCCCGAGCCCATCGCCGCCTGGCTCGCCGACGGCACCGTGCCCGGCGGACCCGAGCTCGACCCCGAGCTGCGCTGGCGCGTGCTGTCCCGGCTCGCCGTCCTCGGCGCGACCGACGAGGCCACCATCGCCGCGGAGCTGGAGCGCGACCCCAGTGCCACCGGCCAGGAGGGCGCGGCCCGCTGCCGGGCGGCCCTGCCGGACGCGGAGTCCAAGGCCCGCGCGTGGGAGGCGATGTTCACCGCCGACGACCTCTCCAACTACCTCGTCGCCGCCACCGCCCAGGGCTTCTGGCAGCCCGAACAGGCCGATCTCGTACGGCAGTACGTGCCGCGCTACTACACCGACGCCGTCGCCGTAGCCGCCCGTCGGGGGCCCGCCATCGCGGACGTGGTCGGCCGCTGGGCGTTCCCGGTCTTCGCCGTGGACACCGAGACGCTCCGCCTGGGCGAGGAGTGCCTGCGCGACAGCGAGCCGATCCCTGCGCTGCGCCGCAAGCTGGTGGACCAACTGGACGACCTGGGGCGGGCGTTGCGAGTGAGGCAGGAGACGCACCAGAGCTGA
- a CDS encoding S1 family peptidase produces MTHNLPKRSGGLTLVKRAAAAGAVALAVASLQPVSAAQAADTRVVGGTPAAQNEFPFMVHLSMGCGGALYKKDVVLTAAHCMDGSGNNNRITVTAGVNDLNSSSAIKVKSTKVKVAPGYDGTGKDWALIKLAKPIDRPTLKLATTDRYNRGMFTIAGWGDTREGAGTGTTKLRKATVPFVADRVCKRHYGNRLVAKEEVCAGWTRGSVDTCQGDSGGPMFRKDDAGKWIQVGIVSWGDGCARAGVPGVYTQVNTFAADIARAASAL; encoded by the coding sequence TTGACCCATAACCTGCCCAAGAGAAGCGGCGGTCTGACCCTGGTCAAGCGGGCCGCGGCGGCCGGTGCCGTCGCCCTCGCCGTCGCCTCTCTCCAGCCCGTGAGCGCCGCCCAGGCCGCGGACACCCGTGTCGTAGGAGGAACGCCCGCGGCGCAGAACGAGTTCCCCTTCATGGTCCACCTCTCGATGGGCTGCGGCGGGGCGCTCTACAAGAAGGACGTCGTCCTGACCGCCGCCCACTGCATGGACGGCTCCGGCAACAACAACCGCATCACCGTCACCGCGGGCGTCAACGACCTGAACTCGTCCTCGGCGATCAAGGTCAAGTCGACCAAGGTCAAGGTGGCCCCGGGCTACGACGGCACCGGCAAGGACTGGGCGCTGATCAAGCTCGCCAAGCCGATCGACAGGCCCACGCTGAAGCTCGCCACGACCGACCGCTACAACCGCGGCATGTTCACGATCGCGGGCTGGGGCGACACCCGGGAGGGCGCCGGCACCGGCACCACCAAGCTGCGCAAGGCCACCGTGCCGTTCGTCGCGGACCGGGTGTGCAAGCGGCACTACGGCAACCGTCTGGTGGCCAAGGAGGAGGTCTGCGCCGGCTGGACGCGCGGCAGCGTCGACACCTGCCAGGGCGACTCCGGCGGCCCGATGTTCCGCAAGGACGACGCGGGCAAGTGGATCCAGGTCGGCATCGTCAGCTGGGGCGACGGCTGCGCCCGCGCGGGCGTGCCCGGTGTCTACACCCAGGTGAACACCTTCGCCGCCGACATAGCCCGGGCCGCGTCGGCCCTGTAA
- a CDS encoding lysine N(6)-hydroxylase/L-ornithine N(5)-oxygenase family protein: MSPTPDTPRDLVGIGIGPFNLSLAALAHPLAELDTAFYEQGPAFDWHPGLLIDGATIQVPFLADLVTLVDPASPWTFLNYLRTRDRLFPFYFAERFHIQRAEYDAYCRWVSENLPALHFGHQVDAVRFNPERDVFEVDFTQLDADGEAEALGRAYTRNVVLGIGTEPYVPDPLKPLVQAHGVPVFHAADYLGHRAELLAAEHVTVVGSGQSGAEIFLDLLRTRPAGHEGLHWIGRTPSFAPMEYSKLGLEHFTPDYTRYFHALAEPVRDRLVSTQWQLHKGIDAGTLAALHDELYRRTLHGGWPDTVLTPGVRVRTAGRIATTKVELHLEHIEQGTRSRLTTDAVVLATGYRERPLDRILAGLDPYLRRDSRERPRVDEQFRLVLDPSVTGSGCNVYVQNAERHTHGVGTPDLGLSAWRSATILNSVTDKETYPLPGRTAFTSFGLEPQEPQIPSARRPKALTPLLDGI; the protein is encoded by the coding sequence ATGAGCCCCACCCCCGACACCCCACGCGACCTGGTCGGCATCGGCATCGGCCCGTTCAACCTCTCCCTCGCCGCCCTCGCCCACCCACTCGCCGAACTCGACACCGCCTTCTACGAACAAGGCCCCGCCTTCGACTGGCACCCCGGCCTGCTCATCGACGGCGCCACCATCCAAGTGCCCTTCCTCGCCGACCTGGTCACCCTCGTCGACCCCGCCAGCCCCTGGACGTTCCTGAACTACCTCAGAACCCGCGACCGCCTCTTCCCCTTCTACTTCGCCGAGCGCTTCCACATCCAGCGCGCCGAATACGACGCCTACTGCCGCTGGGTGTCGGAGAACCTGCCCGCACTGCACTTCGGCCACCAGGTCGACGCCGTCCGCTTCAACCCCGAACGGGACGTCTTCGAGGTCGACTTCACCCAGCTCGACGCCGACGGGGAGGCCGAGGCACTGGGCCGCGCCTACACCCGCAACGTCGTCCTGGGCATCGGCACCGAGCCGTACGTCCCCGACCCCCTCAAACCCCTCGTCCAGGCCCACGGCGTCCCCGTGTTCCACGCCGCCGACTACCTCGGCCACCGCGCGGAACTACTGGCCGCCGAACACGTCACCGTCGTCGGCTCGGGACAGTCCGGCGCCGAGATCTTCCTCGATCTGCTCCGCACCCGCCCCGCCGGACACGAGGGCCTGCACTGGATCGGCCGCACCCCGTCCTTCGCGCCCATGGAGTACTCCAAACTGGGCCTCGAACACTTCACACCGGACTACACCCGCTACTTCCACGCCCTCGCCGAACCCGTCCGCGACCGACTGGTCAGCACCCAGTGGCAGCTCCACAAGGGCATCGACGCCGGCACCCTCGCCGCCCTCCACGACGAGCTGTACCGCCGTACCCTGCACGGCGGCTGGCCGGACACCGTGCTCACCCCGGGCGTCCGGGTCCGCACCGCGGGCCGGATCGCCACCACCAAGGTCGAACTGCACCTGGAACACATCGAACAGGGCACCCGCTCAAGGCTCACCACCGACGCGGTCGTCCTCGCCACCGGCTACCGCGAGCGCCCCCTCGACCGCATCCTCGCCGGACTCGACCCCTACCTGCGCCGCGACAGCCGCGAACGCCCCCGCGTGGACGAGCAGTTCCGCCTCGTTCTCGACCCCTCGGTCACCGGCTCGGGGTGCAACGTCTACGTCCAGAACGCCGAACGCCACACCCACGGCGTCGGCACCCCCGACCTCGGCCTGTCCGCCTGGCGCAGCGCCACCATCCTCAACTCCGTGACGGACAAGGAGACATACCCGCTCCCCGGCCGCACCGCCTTCACCAGCTTCGGCCTGGAACCACAAGAGCCCCAGATCCCGTCCGCGCGCCGGCCGAAGGCCCTGACGCCACTGCTGGACGGGATCTGA
- a CDS encoding pyridoxal phosphate-dependent decarboxylase family protein: MSTSSLASGPEGPHALGPLLATVLDALTQGAGARGGPLPEGGPQTVAARLRTAVGDVLPENGDANALHTLVRAFAEGAADPAHPFCAAHLHCPPLAAATAADLAASTLNPSLDSWDQAPAASELESLVTRALAELTLPASTHPDALVTTGGTESNQLALLLAREAHPGTRLIHGANAHHSLPRAAWLLGMPDPVAVPAPTGTLDPTALDEALTHLPGPHLVAATAGTTDAGLIDPLQEIATLCARHHARLHIDAAYGGGLLFSDRHRAKLSGLDAAATITLDLHKLGWQPVAAGLLVVKNPHDLTALHHHADYLNADDDTEAGLPDLLGRSLRTTRRPDILKIAVTLKTLGRTGMGRLVDQVCERAEEFAELVDTHPAFELYDRPTISTVLFRPRTATDDKVAAIRRTLLTEGRAVLGRARLDGRLWLKVTLLNPHTRPDDLAALLNLVEGTTPR, translated from the coding sequence ATGAGCACGTCGTCTCTCGCCTCGGGCCCCGAAGGCCCGCACGCCCTCGGACCGCTGCTCGCCACCGTCCTGGACGCCCTGACCCAGGGCGCCGGGGCCCGCGGCGGCCCGCTCCCCGAGGGAGGTCCGCAGACGGTGGCAGCACGCCTCCGGACCGCGGTGGGCGACGTACTCCCCGAGAACGGCGACGCGAACGCCCTGCACACCTTGGTGCGGGCCTTCGCAGAGGGCGCGGCGGACCCCGCCCACCCCTTCTGCGCGGCCCACCTCCACTGCCCACCCCTCGCGGCGGCCACAGCAGCCGACTTGGCAGCCAGCACCCTGAACCCGTCCCTGGACTCCTGGGACCAGGCTCCGGCGGCATCGGAACTGGAATCCCTGGTGACCAGGGCACTGGCGGAGCTGACCCTGCCCGCGAGCACCCACCCGGACGCCCTCGTCACCACCGGCGGCACCGAGTCCAACCAACTCGCCCTGCTCCTCGCCCGAGAAGCACACCCCGGCACCCGCCTCATTCACGGCGCGAACGCCCACCACTCCCTGCCCAGAGCCGCCTGGCTGCTCGGCATGCCGGACCCCGTGGCCGTCCCCGCCCCCACCGGCACCCTCGACCCCACCGCCCTGGACGAGGCCCTCACCCACCTCCCAGGCCCCCACCTCGTCGCAGCCACCGCGGGCACCACGGACGCCGGACTCATCGACCCGCTCCAGGAGATCGCCACCCTCTGCGCCCGCCACCACGCCCGCCTCCACATCGACGCGGCCTACGGCGGCGGCCTCCTCTTCAGCGACCGCCACCGCGCGAAGCTCAGCGGCCTGGACGCCGCCGCCACCATCACCCTCGACCTGCACAAACTCGGCTGGCAGCCGGTCGCCGCAGGCCTCCTCGTCGTCAAGAACCCCCACGACCTCACCGCCCTGCACCACCACGCCGACTACCTCAACGCCGACGACGACACCGAGGCCGGACTCCCCGACCTCCTCGGCCGCTCCCTGCGCACCACCCGCCGCCCCGACATCCTCAAGATCGCGGTCACCCTCAAGACCCTCGGCCGCACAGGCATGGGCAGGCTCGTCGACCAAGTCTGCGAACGGGCAGAGGAGTTCGCCGAGCTCGTCGACACGCACCCCGCCTTCGAGCTCTACGACCGCCCCACCATCAGCACGGTCCTGTTCCGCCCCAGAACCGCCACCGACGACAAAGTCGCCGCCATACGCCGAACCCTCCTCACCGAAGGCCGCGCCGTCCTCGGCCGCGCCCGCCTCGACGGCCGGCTCTGGCTGAAGGTCACCCTCCTCAACCCCCACACCCGCCCCGACGACCTGGCCGCCCTGCTGAACCTCGTGGAAGGAACCACCCCCCGATGA
- a CDS encoding glycoside hydrolase family 35 protein, whose product MSEFTVGDTDFLLDGRPVRLLSGALHYFRVHEAQWGHRLAMLRAMGLNCVETYVPWNLHEPRPGEFRDVEALGRFLDAAREAGLWAIVRPGPYICAEWENGGLPHWVPGHARTRDERFLRPVRAWFRRLLPEVVSRQIDRGGPVILVQVENEYGSYGSDAAYPDRLAGLLRAEGVTVPLFTSDGPEDHMLTGGSVPGVLATVNFGSHAREAFRTLRRHRPEGPLMCMEFWCGWFDHWGAEHVVRDPEDAAAALREILECGASVNLYMAHGGTSFAGWAGANRGGDLHDGPLEPDVTSYDYDAPLDEAGRPTRKFWAFREVLAEYAEGPLPEPPAPPAPLSTPAEARVTAWAPLEAVLEACGGTEVSSPVPPTFEELDVDRGVVRYEVTVPGPRQPYPLIARGLRDLAVVYVDGERAGVLTEAEERLKEPVAGHARVELWVESLGRVNYGPRSGEAKGITGGILHERQYLHDVRARGLRLDDLEDVSAVPFREPDGAGAPGLYRGSVTVRGAGDALLELPGWTRGFVWLNGFNLGRYWSAGPQRALFVPGPVLREGVNEVRVLEFEGASGRPPTLRGV is encoded by the coding sequence ATGAGCGAGTTCACCGTGGGGGACACGGATTTCCTGCTGGACGGTCGGCCGGTGCGGCTGCTGTCCGGCGCGCTGCACTACTTCCGGGTGCACGAGGCGCAGTGGGGGCACCGGCTCGCGATGCTGCGGGCGATGGGCCTCAACTGCGTCGAGACGTACGTGCCGTGGAACCTGCACGAGCCTCGGCCCGGCGAGTTCCGGGACGTGGAAGCGCTCGGCCGGTTCCTGGACGCGGCGCGGGAGGCGGGGCTGTGGGCGATCGTGCGGCCGGGCCCGTACATCTGCGCCGAGTGGGAGAACGGCGGGCTGCCGCACTGGGTGCCGGGGCATGCACGCACGCGTGACGAGCGTTTTCTGCGTCCCGTCCGCGCGTGGTTCCGTCGGCTGCTGCCCGAGGTGGTGTCCCGGCAGATCGACCGCGGCGGCCCGGTGATCCTGGTCCAGGTCGAGAACGAGTACGGCAGCTACGGCTCGGACGCGGCCTATCCGGACCGGCTGGCGGGGCTGCTGCGCGCGGAGGGCGTCACGGTGCCGCTGTTCACCTCGGACGGCCCGGAGGACCACATGCTCACCGGCGGCTCGGTGCCGGGGGTCCTGGCGACGGTGAACTTCGGCTCCCACGCGCGGGAGGCGTTCCGGACGCTGCGCCGGCACCGGCCGGAGGGGCCGCTGATGTGCATGGAGTTCTGGTGCGGCTGGTTCGACCACTGGGGCGCCGAGCATGTCGTCCGGGATCCCGAGGACGCGGCCGCCGCGCTGCGGGAGATCCTGGAGTGCGGGGCCTCGGTCAATCTGTACATGGCGCACGGCGGCACCAGCTTCGCCGGGTGGGCGGGCGCCAACCGGGGCGGCGACCTGCACGACGGGCCTCTGGAGCCCGATGTGACGTCCTACGACTACGACGCCCCGCTCGACGAGGCCGGGCGCCCCACACGGAAGTTCTGGGCCTTCCGCGAGGTGCTCGCCGAGTACGCCGAGGGTCCGCTCCCCGAGCCGCCTGCTCCGCCCGCGCCGCTGAGCACCCCCGCCGAGGCCCGGGTGACCGCCTGGGCGCCTCTGGAGGCCGTGCTCGAGGCGTGCGGCGGGACCGAGGTGTCCAGTCCTGTGCCGCCGACGTTCGAGGAGCTGGACGTCGACCGGGGCGTGGTGCGCTACGAGGTGACCGTGCCGGGTCCGCGGCAGCCGTATCCGCTGATCGCGCGCGGGCTGCGGGACCTCGCGGTGGTGTATGTCGACGGGGAGCGGGCCGGGGTGCTCACCGAGGCGGAGGAGCGGCTGAAGGAGCCGGTCGCCGGGCACGCGCGCGTGGAGCTGTGGGTGGAGTCCCTGGGGCGGGTCAACTACGGGCCGCGCTCCGGGGAGGCCAAGGGCATCACCGGGGGGATCCTGCACGAGCGGCAGTATCTGCATGACGTACGCGCGCGTGGGCTGCGGCTGGACGACCTGGAGGACGTCTCGGCGGTGCCGTTCCGGGAGCCGGACGGGGCGGGCGCGCCGGGCCTGTACCGGGGTTCGGTGACCGTCCGGGGCGCCGGGGACGCACTGCTCGAACTGCCGGGCTGGACCCGGGGGTTCGTGTGGCTGAACGGCTTCAACCTCGGCCGGTACTGGTCGGCGGGGCCGCAGCGGGCGCTGTTCGTGCCGGGCCCGGTGCTGCGCGAGGGGGTCAACGAGGTGCGGGTGTTGGAGTTCGAGGGGGCGTCGGGGCGCCCGCCGACGCTGAGGGGCGTGTGA
- a CDS encoding response regulator codes for MPSQAKILIVDDHKDTLYALESALAPLGHQICRATTGDEALKQVLRGQVGLLLLDVRMPGVSGLDVVRYMRRLEQTQHIPVILLTGFGADQELTSAAFGLGVADLVMKPIDPWALRTKVRFLYDAHRRHRALEEEVRELRALVKDQADTGEPVLSHPEARVPPQRDISGAHPAQDRT; via the coding sequence ATGCCGTCGCAAGCGAAGATCCTCATTGTCGACGACCACAAGGACACGCTGTACGCGCTGGAGAGCGCCCTGGCCCCGCTGGGCCACCAGATCTGCCGCGCCACCACCGGCGACGAGGCGCTCAAACAGGTCCTGCGCGGGCAGGTCGGACTCCTGCTGCTCGACGTGCGGATGCCCGGCGTCAGCGGTCTGGACGTGGTCAGGTACATGCGCCGCCTGGAACAGACCCAGCACATTCCGGTCATCTTGCTGACCGGTTTCGGCGCGGACCAGGAACTCACCTCCGCCGCCTTCGGCCTCGGCGTCGCCGACCTGGTGATGAAACCCATCGACCCCTGGGCGTTACGCACCAAGGTCCGCTTCCTCTACGACGCCCACCGCCGCCACCGCGCCCTGGAAGAGGAGGTGCGCGAACTGCGCGCCCTCGTCAAGGACCAGGCCGACACCGGCGAACCCGTGCTCTCCCACCCCGAGGCCAGGGTCCCGCCGCAGCGCGACATCTCCGGCGCGCACCCGGCGCAGGACCGGACATAG
- a CDS encoding helix-turn-helix domain-containing protein, with the protein MYHTWMRFFTPGPAHHRLGLVCLGVGLQHGALPTVGPRTLDHHVAVVISAGGGWYRGPDGRRTTVTAPALLWLTPGVAHHYAPDPATGWDEGFVDFTGPAAATYTELGYIEPDRPVVPLSDAAAPRGVIARITRAARRDNPLLEVETAAAVHELLVSLRRARADLAPDGDQVLKALARDACTPMTVADHAARHGMTAAELRTAVRRGAGCSPKDYLLGIRLGRAKELLAASELPVAAVARRVGYDDPAYFSRLFTRRVGMPPVRFRAQQGRAVPGGWSEQVPDPDDPPIIERA; encoded by the coding sequence ATGTACCACACCTGGATGCGGTTCTTCACGCCCGGACCCGCCCACCACCGCCTCGGCCTGGTCTGCCTCGGCGTCGGCCTCCAGCACGGCGCCCTGCCCACCGTCGGCCCGCGCACCCTCGACCACCACGTCGCCGTCGTCATCAGCGCCGGCGGCGGCTGGTACCGCGGCCCCGACGGCCGCCGTACCACCGTCACCGCGCCCGCCCTGCTCTGGCTCACCCCCGGCGTCGCGCACCACTACGCCCCCGATCCCGCGACCGGCTGGGACGAGGGCTTCGTCGACTTCACCGGGCCCGCCGCCGCGACGTACACCGAACTCGGCTACATCGAACCGGACCGCCCCGTCGTGCCGCTCTCCGACGCCGCCGCCCCGCGCGGGGTGATCGCCCGCATCACGCGGGCCGCCCGCCGCGACAACCCGCTGCTGGAGGTCGAGACCGCCGCCGCCGTCCACGAACTCCTGGTCTCCCTGCGCCGCGCCCGGGCCGACCTCGCGCCCGACGGCGACCAGGTCCTCAAGGCCCTCGCCCGGGACGCCTGTACCCCGATGACGGTCGCCGACCACGCCGCCCGGCACGGCATGACCGCCGCCGAACTGCGCACCGCCGTCCGCCGCGGCGCCGGATGCAGCCCCAAGGACTACCTTCTCGGCATCCGGCTGGGCCGCGCCAAGGAACTCCTCGCCGCCAGCGAACTGCCCGTCGCCGCCGTCGCCCGCCGCGTCGGATACGACGATCCGGCCTATTTCTCCCGCCTGTTCACCCGCCGCGTCGGCATGCCCCCCGTCCGTTTCCGCGCGCAGCAGGGCCGTGCCGTCCCCGGCGGCTGGAGCGAGCAGGTACCGGATCCGGACGATCCGCCGATCATCGAGAGAGCCTGA